The [Chlorobium] sp. 445 region TCCATCTGGATTCTGACGCATCATCACTACCACTTTGCCTTTCACATCAAGCCCTGCATAATCGTTATAGTTTTCTGTTGAGAGACCGTAGCCGACAAAGACCACTTCTTTTGCGCTCACTTTGCCAGATGACGAATAGCCCAGTGGCAAGAAATCTCTTTCAAGTTTTGCCGACACTTGTCGCCGCTTGCCTTTAGCTTGAAAGACCAGAGAATTTTTTTTGCCCAGCGATAAGGCTTTGGGGACCCAGAACTCCTGCCTGTAATCTTCACTGAAGGCTTTCAGACCTAAAAATTTGAAATAGTTTTGGATGTAGGATGCTGCAAGCTCACCGCCTTTTGTGCCTGCCGCACGTCCTTCGAATTCATCGCTGGCTAAAATTTTGATATGCTTGAGGAGTGTGTCGGGAGAAATTTTCTGTCTTGCACTTGGCTCGTCTTCTTTTAATACAGCGCTGCCCACAGACAGCATTGACAGACTTGCGAAGACAAGTAAAGCAATTAAACTCTTTAACTTCATTGCAAAAAAAAGACTTCGTTTGTACAACTTTAGTGCATTTTCGCATAAAGTTAGAAAAAGTCAATGAATCGCAACACGATGACTCTATGCTGCAGGTTTGCCTTTTGAGACAAACAGATTGCCTCTGATAAAATATCGCCAAGGTAATTCTCTTGCTTGTGTGATGCCCACGCGCGCCGAGACCCCGATTTGGCTTGCTGGCACAGTTTCACCTTCTGCAATGAAGAGTTCTTGGCTTTGAAAACTTATGCCGTTTTGCGCTCGTGTGATGTTCAGTGCTTGTGTGAGTTTTCCCGGTCCGCTCAGCAAATTGGTAATGTCTTCTATGGGTCGGAACTTCTGCATCATTTTGATACCTTCTATTGGCTCCAGCGCACGAATGAGCACCGCCGCCGCTTCACCTTCAGGTTCAGTTACCACATTGAGCATGAAGTGATTACCGTAAGCAAAATAAACGTAAGCGTGTCCTGCTGCGCCAAACATGACGCGGTTGCGTTCTGTGATACCACGATAGGCGTGGCATGCCGCATCGATTGAGGCAATGTAGCCTTCGGTCTCCACGATTTTTCCAACCATGACGTGTTTGCCGATGCGTCGCACCAAGTATTTTCCCAAAAGAGCTTGGGCAACTTCAAGCGTTGGCTCTGCATAAAATTCTGGCGGCAACTTTTGCCAGTTCATGCTTCGTTTTCTTTGAACAAGTTGACTAGACGGAAGATTTTAGATGCATGAAATTTGATGTTTTGTTTCTTACTGCACAATGCTCAAATTTACACTCAGTATGCAGTTCTGTGCATTTGATTTGTTTGATTTTCTCTCGGTCTTGCAATTGAGACTTGGCGCAGGCGTGGTATATTGGAACTTTCCAACGCTACAACACACTGGACTATGCGGCATCTCAAGCCGATACTTCTTGTCTTCTCAGCGCTGATGATTGGGAAAACCGTGTTAGCTCAACAAGCGCAATCCGATTTCAAAGATGTGGTAAGTTTGGATGCAATTCTTGCGGCACTTTACGATGTGATTTCAGGTGACGCTAGTAAGCCGAGAGATTGGGATCGCTTTCGCTTGCTCTTTGCACCGGGCGCACGCCTGATGCCCATTGTGCGACTCTCTTCTGGCAAAGACACACTGCGTGTTATGACCCCAGACGATTATGTCGAGAGCAGCAAAAAGCGATTTGCTCAGAGAGGTTTTTTGAGAAGGAAATTGCGCGGCGCACTGAGCGCTATGGTAATTTGGTTCATGTATTTAGCACCTATGAAGCGCGAGAGCAAGCAAGCGACGAAAAGCCCTTTATTCGCGGTATCAATAGTATTCAATTGCTTTACGACCGTACCCGCTGGTATATTGTCTCTGTGATGTGGCAAGCTGAAAGTGCAGAGCTTCCACTACCCGAGAAGT contains the following coding sequences:
- a CDS encoding 3-methyladenine DNA glycosylase → MNWQKLPPEFYAEPTLEVAQALLGKYLVRRIGKHVMVGKIVETEGYIASIDAACHAYRGITERNRVMFGAAGHAYVYFAYGNHFMLNVVTEPEGEAAAVLIRALEPIEGIKMMQKFRPIEDITNLLSGPGKLTQALNITRAQNGISFQSQELFIAEGETVPASQIGVSARVGITQARELPWRYFIRGNLFVSKGKPAA